Within the Candidatus Syntrophosphaera sp. genome, the region TCCTCAAACTCAAAAAGGGCGTTGGTGCCGGGATCCGCATCCGCAGCCCCTTTGGCCTGATCGGATTTGACTATGCCTACAACCTGGAAGACGGGCATTGGGAACCGCATCTGCAGTTTGGCACCACCTTCTAGATGAAGTATGAACACCTTTTTGGGCCCGTTCATTCCCGCCGGTTGGGATTGTCGCTTGGCGTGGACCTGGTCCCCTACAAATATTGCCCGCTGAACTGCGTTTATTGCGAAGTTCAGCGCACCACGCACCTCACCCTGCGCCGCAGGGAATTCTTTCCCCTGGAGGAGATCACCTCTGAGCTGGCCGATTTCCTGTCCGCCAGGCCGGAACTTGATTACATCACCTTTTCCGGAGCAGGCGAGCCGACCCTGTATAGCAGGATCGGAGAGGTCATATCCTTCATTAAAAGCCATTATCCTGAATACAAACTGGCTGTGCTCACCAATGGCACTCTGCTCCATAACGCCACCATCAGAAAGGAGATCCTGCCCTGCGACCTGATCCTGCCCTCCCTCGATGCCTGCAATCAGGAGACCTACAGAAGGATAAACAGGCCCCACCAGGCATTGAGGGCTGAAGATCTTGTATTGGGATTGGCCACACTGCGCCAAGAATACAAAGGCCAGATCTGGCTGGAAGTGTTCATCATCGCCGGCATCAATGACACTGAGACTGAACTGGACTGCCTGAGCGAGGCCATAGCCAGGATCGCTCCGGACAAGGTGCAGATCAATTCCCTGGACCGGCCGGGCGCGGAAGAATGGGTCAAGGCTGCGGGCAACGCGGCGTTAAACAGAGTCAAGCAGCACTTTGAGGCGAAGCTGGCTATGCCGGTGGAGATCATAGCCAAAGTCCAGGCGGAGCAGTTCGAGACGATCGTGCCGGAGGATGTGGAGCGTTCGATCTCCGCCACCCTGCAAAGGCGTCCTTCGACCGCGGAAGACCTGGCCGCCTCGCTGGGCCTGCATATCAATGAGGTGAGCAAATATCTGCGCCAGCTCCATGGCGAGCAGAAGATCAGCGTCAAACGAGAAAAGAGAGGAGTTTTTTACGCATGGATTCACTGAACACGGCGATCATAACCGCCGCTGGATCGGGCAGCCGGATGGGAGGCACGGTCAAGAAGCAATTTCTGGAACTGGGCGGCATCCCCATTCTGGTCCATACCCTGGAGAAGTTCTTCAACTCCGCGTTTATCGACAATATTATCATCACCGCCCCGGAAGAACAACTGGCCTATACCGAAGAACTGGTGACCAGGTTTTTCGAAGATAGCGCCAAACCCTGGCTGGTAATGCCGGGCGGGATCGAGAGGCAGGACAGCATTTTCGGGGCCCTGCAGAACTGCCCGCCCTCGGTGCAGTATGTGTTCATCCACGACGCGGTGCGGCCATTCATCACGGAAGACCTTTTGGGCGAGCTGTATGAGATCGTGAAAAAAGAGAAGGCCGTGGTACCGGTGGCCAGGCTGAAAAACACGATCAAGCGCATCGAGGCGGACTGGATCGCGGAAACGATCCCCCGGCACAATCTGGTCCAGGCTTTCACGCCCCAGGTCTTTTCCCATGAGCTGATCATGGCCGCCTACGACAAGGCCTATCAGGAAGGCTACGTCAGCACGGATGATGCGGCGCTGGTGGAGCATTACGGCGGCAAGGTCCGCTATCAGTTCTGTTCCGACCTGAATCTCAAGATCACCGACGAGCTGGACCTGTTCTTCGCCCGGCAGATCATCGACAACGCTTTGGTGTAAAGGACTTTGCCAATATGCGCGGATTTTTGGATGGATACAATGGTTGGCTGAGGAAACTGGCCGACCGCGTGAACGGCTTGCGCTTGTTTCTGCCTGTTCCGGGGATCGGATGCGGCGTATTGGGACTCGCCCTGCCCAAGGTTTCGGTCAATATGGGCCAATACGCTTCCCGCCTGCTCAAGGCCCTTGAATACAGGGGCTATGATTCCACGGGGGCCGCATTCCAGGGAGAAGATCAGAACATCGTCCTGCTCAAGGATGTGGGAGCGCCAAGCACTCTGGTCAAGACCCTGGGGATCGAGAAACAGAGCGGGAAACTCTTCTGCGGGCAGGTGCGCTGGGCCACTTTCGGCTTTGTGAACAAGGCCAACGCCCAACCCCACGAAGTGAAATGCAAGCGCCATATCTACGGCGCTCATAACGGCAATATCACCAACACCCGCGAGCTCAAGGTTTTCCTTACCAAAGAAGGACACACAGTGCTTTCCGACAACGACGGCGAGATGCTCGTGCACACGGTCGAGCACTATTTCGACGTTGAAATGGACAAGGCCGGCAACCCTCAGGAAACAGAGGAACGCAAAGCCTGTATGCGGCGCGCCATCATCAATACGGCCGATCAGACCATCGGCTCCTACGCGGCCGTGATCGTCGATCCAGCCACCCAGACCATGTGGGCGATCAAAGCCGGGAGCAGCCTCTATTTCGGAGTGGGCGAACTGGACGGGGAACCTTTCGCGCTGGCTTCATCGGACCTCACGGCGGTTTTGCGTTTTACCAAGCTGCTGGTTAATCTGCGGGAAGGTGAATTCATTGAATACGATTCCAGCCACTACCAGATCTTTGCCCAGAAGAATCTGCGGTTCAAGCGTTTGAACCAGCCTCCGGAAATCTATGACAAAGGTGACAGGATCGACACCAAACCGGTGTTTTCCAAGCTGCGGGCCGAGGATGTGGAACTGCTTCCGGAGTTTGAATACTTCATGGAGCAGGAGATCTATGCCCAGGTGGAATCGACCGGCAAACTGATCAAGCTTTTCCAGGGTGGCTCCAATACCGGCAAACGCATGCTTGACCTGATCGAGCAGGAACAGATGCGAGATCTGCTCTGCCAGAAGATGGCCCGGATTCTGGAAACTGAGGATTTTGTCCCCAAACAGGCCCTGTTTGACGCTCTGATCGATTCCGAGGAGTTTTCCCAGTTCTTCATCAATGCCAAAAAGTCGTATCGGGAGATCTTCGACGTTGCCGTCCAGGAAGATTTTGAGAAGAAATATTTCTTCTCGACCGAGAAAAACATCTTCATCGACCTGCTGGGAAAAGAGTTCGACGTCCGCAGGCTTTTGCTGGCCAAAGCTTTCGATTCCCTCTCCGAAGCCCACAGTGTGGAAGATTTTGAGATCAGCGTCCAAGCTTTTCTCTCTCAGGTTAAAAACACCCTGCAGAACAACCGCGTGGCCTATTCCATTGCCTGCGGGACCAGTTTTCACGCCACCAAGATCGGCGCCCTGTTCTTCAACGAGATCGCCGGTGTGGAGATCATTCCCATCCTGCCGGGAGATTTCCGGGGCGAATATTCACACTGCATCAAGGACAACGACCTCATCATCGGTGTTTCCCAATCCGGCGAGACCAAAGACTTGATCGATATCTTCAATGACATTGAAAGCAGCAACGTGAACGTCAGCAAAGTGGTATTGGTCAACAACCTCAATTCCACGCTGGGCCAGGAAAAAGGCGACCTGGCGATCCAGATCCTCTGCGGGCCGGAGATCGCCGTTCCCGCAACCAAGAGCTTCATGAACCAGATCACCCTCTTCTACTATCTGGCCATCCGCACAGCCCGCATGAAGCTTCAGGAACTGGCTGACGGGGAAGATGCGGATCTCGTGCGAAAAAAACTGGAGATCCTGGAGCAGCGTGAGCAAACCCTTGCCAATATTCCTTCACTGATCAGGGAAACTCTGGAAAACAACGCGGACGAGATTGATTCCATCGCCGCCAAGATCTACATGGAGCCTTCGCTGCATATCCTGGCCACCAAGATCAGCGGCGTGGCGATGGAGGGAGCCCTCAAGATCCGCGAAACCGTGCTCAACCACGCTGAAGGACGCGAGGCCTCCGAATTCAAGCACGGGCCGAACACTATCCTGGGCAAGAACACGGTCTTTGGGATCAAGCATGTGCGCAGCTTTGTGCGCGCCTTTGGGAACCAGATCAACCGCATCGATACCGAATCCCAAAATCGCGACATCTCCCGGTGGGAAACCCGGGACATCTATAAAGCCATGGTGGACTACATCTTCACCCGGGTCAGGCCTTTCAACCTTTCTCCCGAAGCCGACCGACTCTTCCGCGAAACGGTTGAGGAGCACGATTTCTTCTCCTCCCTATACAGGAATTATCCCCTCATATATGTGACGGGCCCGGACCAGAGGGACGTGAACCTCACCATATCCCAGATCAACACCCACAAGATCCGCGGCGCCAATACCTATGTGATCGCCGAAGAGGACGACAAGCTGCTGAAGAACGCCAGCGCCAATCCCCGCGAGGGAGAATACTATGGCTGGGGCTATGTGATGCTGCCCAAGACCGGGGACAGCCTGCTCACCTGTTTTTCCGCAACGGTCGCCTTGCAGCTATTGGCCCTGCGGATGAGCATCCGCAAGATGAAGAAGCTGGATAAGCTGAACATGCTCGACCACGGCGTCCATCCCGACGTTCCCAAAAACGTGTCCAAGTCGATAACGGTGGATTAGCCTATGTTGCGCATAGGTTTAGGTTACGATGTCCACCGCCTGGTCCCGGACCGGAAGTTGGTCCTGGGAGGGGTGGAGATCCCCTATGAACGGGGTCTTGAGGGCCATTCAGATGCCGATGTGCTGATTCACAGCGTGATCGACGCCCTGCTCGGAGCGCTCTCATTGGGCGACATTGGCAGCCACTTTCCCGACAACGACCCAGCCTATAAGGATATAGACAGCCGGTTCCTGCTCCGCAGGGCTTTTTCGCTTATTGCGGCCAGGCAATTCAAGCTGAATAACCTGGATTGCACGGTCTGCGCCTCAGCGCCGAAATTGCAGCCCTTCATTGGGCAAATGCGCGCCAATCTGGCCGAAGATCTTAAGTGCCCGGTTGGCCTCATCTCCGTGAAAGCCACCACCGAGGAAGGTTTGGGCGTTTCCGGCAATGGGGAGGGGATCTCCTGCTATTGCGTGGTGCTGGTGGAGCAGACATGAAAGCGCTGGGGATCATAGGCTATCACCACACCGGCAAGACCACCCTGGCCACGCAGCTGATCTCGGCATTGTCCGGCCAGGGATTCAAGGTTGCCTCGATCAAGGACATTCACAATGAAAACTATCACGCGGACAGCGAGGGTTCCAACTCCTGGAAGCATGCCAGGGCCGGAGCAACGCAGGTTTTTGCCCGCGGATTACATGATGCCGCCCTGATCCTGACCCCGGCGCCAGAACTGACAAACATGCTGGCCTTGCTTCAGGCCGATTGGCTGGTCATCGAAGGCTTGAAGAGCGCTGCAGTGCCCAAGATCATTTGCGCGGACACCACTGAGCAGGTGGATGAACTGATCGATGATACAGTCTTTGCCCTTAGTGGCAGGATTTCTGACCAGATGGATTCCTATCGGGGCCTGCCGGTGTTCTGCCTGCAAAGGTCAGCTCCGCAATTGCTTGAGGCTATACTGCAAAAGAGTTTTGCCATCCTGCCCCAGAGCGATCCCGCTTGCTGCAGCGCCTGCGGCAGATCCTGCTGGCAGCTGGCGGCGGACATTGTGCAAGGCAGGGCCACCCGCGATGATTGCGTGCTGGACGGGCAAAACTCCCTTGTTCTGGAAGTGGGCGGAAAACAGGCCACGATCGTCCCCTTTGTCCAAAATCTATTGCGGGACTGTGTCCTGGCCTTTGTGGACAACCTGAAGGGCATTGACTCTCGAGGGGACATCTCCATTCAGATCAAGAGATGACGCATGGACAAGCTTTACACTGAGTTCTTTTCCGGGCATGACCCTGCCCAACTTGAAAAATGGCGCCAGGCGACAGTCGGCATCGCCGGGGCGGGCGGATTGGGTTCAAACGCGGCCCTGGCCCTGACCCGGGCTGGGATCGGGAACCTGATCATCGCTGACCACGACTCGGTTTCCGCCGCGAATCTCAATCGCCAGCAGTTTTTCCTCAATCAGGTGGGATTGCCCAAGGTATCCGCGCTGCAGGACACTCTGCGCCGCATCAGCCCCTATACCAAAGTTTCCGTATATAATGTGCGGATCACCCCGGTCAATCTGGAGAGCGTCTTTGGCAAGGCGGACATCCTGATCGAGGCTTTTGACGATGCCGGTCAAAAGGAGATGCTGATCGAAACCTGGCAGAGCCTGTATCCGGAGCGCTATATAATCGCCGCTTCGGGTCTCGCGGGAGTGGGCAAAAACGAGCTGATCCACACCGAGCGGCTGGGGACTCTATTCATTGTGGGCGATGGAGTCAGCGAACTGCAGGAGGGTGTCAGCCCGGTCTCGGCCCGCGTGGCGGTGGTGGCCAACATGCAGGCAAATCTCTGTCTGGAACTGCTTTTGGGGCAAAAGGACTGACCATGCCCAGCATCAAGGTCAACGGACACGATCTGGAATGGGAGGAGGGCATGACGGTGCGCCGCGTCCTGGCCAAAATGAACTACACTTTTCCCATGCTGGTGATCAAGATCGATGGCCGGCTGGTCAAAAAAGAGGATTGGGAAACGGCTGAAGTCCCTTCCGGAGCGGATGTAAGCGTCTATCACCTGATCAGCGGCGGCTGAACAAACACCCATCCAGATACGCATCGGTTTTCAAGGAACAAGAAAAACCCCGGAGCAGAAACTCCGGGGTTCATTTATTGTCCGGGACCTCTTAGAGGCCCGGGTTATGATCACTTGACGAGCATCATCTTCCGGGTCTGGCTGACAGATGGAGTGCTCAGTTTGTAGAAGTAGATCCCGCTTCCGCAGGCCTGGCCATTGGCATCTCTTCCGTTCCAGTTAAGGTTGTGATAGCCTTCCGTGACGGAATAGCTTCTCACCACCTGGCCGGCGACGTTATAGATGGTCACGGTTCCGGTCTCGCCGGCTTTGAGCGCGACCTCGATGACAGTGTTGGCCCTGAAGGGGTTGGGATAGGCATTCTTCATCGATGTGACATTAGGCAGGACCGGCGGCACGTTGCCTTCCACGATCACGCTGACGGGGCCGTGGAAATCGCTGTTCTGGTAGTCGACCGATTCCAGCCAGTAGTAGTAGGTATTTCCGATCTCGACTTCGGCATCGACCACACTGTAGGTTTGCGTCGTGCTGGTGTTGGTTGCCGGGATCAGAGAATTGCTGATCAGGCTGGAAACGGCTTGGTCGTTACTGGTGCCGCGATACACGCGATAGCCCACCATCTGGCTTTCGGACTGGCTCGTCCAGGAAATCTGGACATAGTTCTGGGCCGTCAGAGTCGCCGTGAAGCTGCTCAGTTCCACGGGTGTGGGAGGTTCCTGGGCTGCGGCGATATAGACATTGTCAATCATCAGGTCGTTATCGCCATTGCTGACAGTCGATTCTCCATAGAAGGCGAGGTATTTGATGCCAGTCACGCCATTGATCGGGATGGTGAAGGTCGCGCCTGTAGCGGGGATTTCATTGAACACCCAGGCAGAGCCGGTGTTGTTCCATTCCCTCAGGATAACGGCATCGGCCATCATGGGATCGTCACTGATGAACACGATGAACCTGTCGTCGTCCTGGGTGCCTGTGGGAGGCGTGGTTTGATTCCAAGCAACCAGGCCAGCGTCAAACACGAGTTCAAAATCGCCTCTGGTGCCGAAATCGATGGGAGGAGTGATCAGCCAGCCGTGGCGCGTGGTTCCGTAGATGTTGATCTTGGCGGCTTTATTGAGGGGATCTGTTACGTTCAACCAGTCATCCTGAAACCATTGGGTTCCGGTGGCTGGGGGATCACCGTAAAAGAAGCTGAGTTGCGTCCAGTCCGGTACAGGCCAAATTGCAAAATCAACTGCATAAGGCGGGTAAACTGTGGCATCGTAGCCAGTTCCCGTGATGGGGACGTCATGAGCCACCTTGGCCAGGTCGTCCGTTACAGTCAAGGTAACTGCGAAATCGCCAATCATTGTGGGAGCAAATTGGACGTCAAAGGTGAAGCTTTCATTAAATCCCAGGGGCGCGGTATAGGTGTTGTTGAGAATGGAGAAGTATCCAGTGTCACCGGCAGTGAGATCAATGGATGTGATTCCCAAAGCTCCTTGCCCCGTATTTGTCACAGTGAATGTTTGAGAAGCGGTTGATCCCACAAACACAATGCCAAAATCCTTGCTGGTGGGCGTGATGCTGAATTCTGGATCAGTTGGCAGAGGCACCGCGCTCAAGTTCAGGCTGAACTGGAAGGACTGCGGAGAGGGCCAGGTGGAAAGGATCACGAAATATGATCCCGCGGCAAGATCGACGGGGGTCATCGTCAAACTTGTGCTTGAGGTTGTAGCGCTTCTGAGCACAGGGGCGGGAGTGTCAGGATCGGGGCAGCTATCCAGGATAAACATACCGATCCAGCTTCCGGTTAGGGCGGTGAGGTCTCCGCTCAAGGTGCTGGCTTCGGTCAGAGTGAACTGCAGCACCATATCATCTCCATTTAGGTATGAGGAGCTTGGTGTGATCCAAGTGCTGCTGTAGTCATCGCCATAAAGAGCTGTGTCATCCACAAAGTCAACCAGGGGCAGAGTTATCGGATAAGGATTGCCACAGGTAGATCCGGGTGGACGGACATAGCCTTCGCCAGTCAGGTCAACAGTTGCTGTACCCAGGTTATGTACGATTGTGACCGTGCCCAAATGGGTTCCAACTATTGTTGGGGCAAATTCGACAGTGAAACTTGTGGATTCGTATTCCGCCAAATTCATGTCAGTTGGCGGGATGGTTATGCTGTAATAATCCCCAGCTATGGTCACACTGGTAAGGTCGAGGCTGCCACCGCCGTTGTTGGTGATGGTGAATTCCTTGGTGGCTGCCAGGCCCAATTCAACCTGCCCGAAATCCCAACTGAGGGGCGCAATGCTGAAGATCGGATCAGTCGAAGGAGTGATGAAGGCGATATTGGCGCGATTATATGTCAGGGTGCCGGCAGTGACGGGGAAAGTGACGTCTGCGTATTTGTATACGGCCTTGTAGACTGGGGTTGTCGATGTGTAGCGGAAGTTAGGTCCGCTGGCCCAGACGCCGTCCCAGTTTTCCCAAAGGATCTCGACTCCGTCGGTGCCGTTCCAATTGAACGCGCTGCTGAATATGACATTATGCCATCCTTCACCGTTCCAGGTATAGTCACCTTGAAATACCTGCCCAAACGCAGTGTTGTCGGGGTAGGTGTTGTCTGTTGAGGCATACTCCACGGCAGTTGTGTGGCGCATGTAGACGCGTTGGTCCACACTGACGTAGTTGACAGGAGTGTTGCCGACGTAATAGCCGATGCCGTTGATATCCCCGGCAGTCATGCCAGCCGCGGCCATTTCAGCGGCGGTGTAGATAACCTTGCTCCAGCTGTAATCATAATACCCGTAGAAGGGGATGTAACTTTGGGTCGAAGTGCCGTCCCCAATAATGAATGTGGCCGCCTGGGCGGTGAAACTCATTCCCAGCATCATGGCCAGGAACACGATAAACAGAACTGTCCTTTTCATAAGTATCTCCTTATGTTGATTTTGCTTGTTTTGATTGCGGTATTGAACCTTGAGGTTGACTGCTTTTGGCAGTTCCATCATAGAACGACGTTTGTAAAAACCAAAAAAGTTCCGGATGCCGGGCATCCAATCGGGCCATAAACATATACAAATCCTTGTCTAATATCTTCAATGCGCATAATGAAAGCGCATTAAACCTCTGTCTATCCTAAATAAAATCTTCTGCAATATTCTGTCAAGCAGAATCTTACAATTTTGGGCCTGATCTTGGCGAAATAAATCCACACACAGCACAACATCCATATATCACAGCCTTTTAGCCCATCTCGCCCTCTTCCTCTCTTCTCATCCCGATTGGATGCTCAGCGTACACATCCCGAACAACATTGGGGATGTGTTGGGCGAATGTAGCCTGGGAATGAGATGTGATCCTGGGGCCGGATAGGGCGGGAACGGCGAATGAGAAAGAATTTCAGAGAACCGGCTTGGTTTTGCGGACAAT harbors:
- a CDS encoding radical SAM protein, which gives rise to MKYEHLFGPVHSRRLGLSLGVDLVPYKYCPLNCVYCEVQRTTHLTLRRREFFPLEEITSELADFLSARPELDYITFSGAGEPTLYSRIGEVISFIKSHYPEYKLAVLTNGTLLHNATIRKEILPCDLILPSLDACNQETYRRINRPHQALRAEDLVLGLATLRQEYKGQIWLEVFIIAGINDTETELDCLSEAIARIAPDKVQINSLDRPGAEEWVKAAGNAALNRVKQHFEAKLAMPVEIIAKVQAEQFETIVPEDVERSISATLQRRPSTAEDLAASLGLHINEVSKYLRQLHGEQKISVKREKRGVFYAWIH
- the ispD gene encoding 2-C-methyl-D-erythritol 4-phosphate cytidylyltransferase yields the protein MDSLNTAIITAAGSGSRMGGTVKKQFLELGGIPILVHTLEKFFNSAFIDNIIITAPEEQLAYTEELVTRFFEDSAKPWLVMPGGIERQDSIFGALQNCPPSVQYVFIHDAVRPFITEDLLGELYEIVKKEKAVVPVARLKNTIKRIEADWIAETIPRHNLVQAFTPQVFSHELIMAAYDKAYQEGYVSTDDAALVEHYGGKVRYQFCSDLNLKITDELDLFFARQIIDNALV
- a CDS encoding SIS domain-containing protein gives rise to the protein MRGFLDGYNGWLRKLADRVNGLRLFLPVPGIGCGVLGLALPKVSVNMGQYASRLLKALEYRGYDSTGAAFQGEDQNIVLLKDVGAPSTLVKTLGIEKQSGKLFCGQVRWATFGFVNKANAQPHEVKCKRHIYGAHNGNITNTRELKVFLTKEGHTVLSDNDGEMLVHTVEHYFDVEMDKAGNPQETEERKACMRRAIINTADQTIGSYAAVIVDPATQTMWAIKAGSSLYFGVGELDGEPFALASSDLTAVLRFTKLLVNLREGEFIEYDSSHYQIFAQKNLRFKRLNQPPEIYDKGDRIDTKPVFSKLRAEDVELLPEFEYFMEQEIYAQVESTGKLIKLFQGGSNTGKRMLDLIEQEQMRDLLCQKMARILETEDFVPKQALFDALIDSEEFSQFFINAKKSYREIFDVAVQEDFEKKYFFSTEKNIFIDLLGKEFDVRRLLLAKAFDSLSEAHSVEDFEISVQAFLSQVKNTLQNNRVAYSIACGTSFHATKIGALFFNEIAGVEIIPILPGDFRGEYSHCIKDNDLIIGVSQSGETKDLIDIFNDIESSNVNVSKVVLVNNLNSTLGQEKGDLAIQILCGPEIAVPATKSFMNQITLFYYLAIRTARMKLQELADGEDADLVRKKLEILEQREQTLANIPSLIRETLENNADEIDSIAAKIYMEPSLHILATKISGVAMEGALKIRETVLNHAEGREASEFKHGPNTILGKNTVFGIKHVRSFVRAFGNQINRIDTESQNRDISRWETRDIYKAMVDYIFTRVRPFNLSPEADRLFRETVEEHDFFSSLYRNYPLIYVTGPDQRDVNLTISQINTHKIRGANTYVIAEEDDKLLKNASANPREGEYYGWGYVMLPKTGDSLLTCFSATVALQLLALRMSIRKMKKLDKLNMLDHGVHPDVPKNVSKSITVD
- the ispF gene encoding 2-C-methyl-D-erythritol 2,4-cyclodiphosphate synthase, yielding MRIGLGYDVHRLVPDRKLVLGGVEIPYERGLEGHSDADVLIHSVIDALLGALSLGDIGSHFPDNDPAYKDIDSRFLLRRAFSLIAARQFKLNNLDCTVCASAPKLQPFIGQMRANLAEDLKCPVGLISVKATTEEGLGVSGNGEGISCYCVVLVEQT
- a CDS encoding molybdopterin-guanine dinucleotide biosynthesis protein MobB: MKALGIIGYHHTGKTTLATQLISALSGQGFKVASIKDIHNENYHADSEGSNSWKHARAGATQVFARGLHDAALILTPAPELTNMLALLQADWLVIEGLKSAAVPKIICADTTEQVDELIDDTVFALSGRISDQMDSYRGLPVFCLQRSAPQLLEAILQKSFAILPQSDPACCSACGRSCWQLAADIVQGRATRDDCVLDGQNSLVLEVGGKQATIVPFVQNLLRDCVLAFVDNLKGIDSRGDISIQIKR
- the thiF gene encoding sulfur carrier protein ThiS adenylyltransferase ThiF, which gives rise to MDKLYTEFFSGHDPAQLEKWRQATVGIAGAGGLGSNAALALTRAGIGNLIIADHDSVSAANLNRQQFFLNQVGLPKVSALQDTLRRISPYTKVSVYNVRITPVNLESVFGKADILIEAFDDAGQKEMLIETWQSLYPERYIIAASGLAGVGKNELIHTERLGTLFIVGDGVSELQEGVSPVSARVAVVANMQANLCLELLLGQKD
- the thiS gene encoding sulfur carrier protein ThiS produces the protein MPSIKVNGHDLEWEEGMTVRRVLAKMNYTFPMLVIKIDGRLVKKEDWETAEVPSGADVSVYHLISGG
- a CDS encoding choice-of-anchor D domain-containing protein; the encoded protein is MKRTVLFIVFLAMMLGMSFTAQAATFIIGDGTSTQSYIPFYGYYDYSWSKVIYTAAEMAAAGMTAGDINGIGYYVGNTPVNYVSVDQRVYMRHTTAVEYASTDNTYPDNTAFGQVFQGDYTWNGEGWHNVIFSSAFNWNGTDGVEILWENWDGVWASGPNFRYTSTTPVYKAVYKYADVTFPVTAGTLTYNRANIAFITPSTDPIFSIAPLSWDFGQVELGLAATKEFTITNNGGGSLDLTSVTIAGDYYSITIPPTDMNLAEYESTSFTVEFAPTIVGTHLGTVTIVHNLGTATVDLTGEGYVRPPGSTCGNPYPITLPLVDFVDDTALYGDDYSSTWITPSSSYLNGDDMVLQFTLTEASTLSGDLTALTGSWIGMFILDSCPDPDTPAPVLRSATTSSTSLTMTPVDLAAGSYFVILSTWPSPQSFQFSLNLSAVPLPTDPEFSITPTSKDFGIVFVGSTASQTFTVTNTGQGALGITSIDLTAGDTGYFSILNNTYTAPLGFNESFTFDVQFAPTMIGDFAVTLTVTDDLAKVAHDVPITGTGYDATVYPPYAVDFAIWPVPDWTQLSFFYGDPPATGTQWFQDDWLNVTDPLNKAAKINIYGTTRHGWLITPPIDFGTRGDFELVFDAGLVAWNQTTPPTGTQDDDRFIVFISDDPMMADAVILREWNNTGSAWVFNEIPATGATFTIPINGVTGIKYLAFYGESTVSNGDNDLMIDNVYIAAAQEPPTPVELSSFTATLTAQNYVQISWTSQSESQMVGYRVYRGTSNDQAVSSLISNSLIPATNTSTTQTYSVVDAEVEIGNTYYYWLESVDYQNSDFHGPVSVIVEGNVPPVLPNVTSMKNAYPNPFRANTVIEVALKAGETGTVTIYNVAGQVVRSYSVTEGYHNLNWNGRDANGQACGSGIYFYKLSTPSVSQTRKMMLVK